From a single Paramisgurnus dabryanus chromosome 17, PD_genome_1.1, whole genome shotgun sequence genomic region:
- the degs2 gene encoding sphingolipid delta(4)-desaturase/C4-monooxygenase DES2: MCKMGKAGGRWDFEWVYNDQPHTWRRKEILAKYPEIKSLMGHDPQLKWVVSGMVFTQLLACYLVQDLSWKWVLFWAYAFGGCINHSMTLAIHDISHNVAFGNKQARWNRWFAMFANLPIGLPYSASFKKYHIDHHRYLGGDGLDVDIPTDFEGWFFCTPIRKVVWLFLQPLFYALRPLIVNPKPVTRMEMANAVVQFVVDIIIYYFWGLKPIVYLISGSILGMGLHPISGHFIAEHYMFSKGHETYSYYGPLNYITFNVGYHMEHHDFPSIPGSKLPEVKRIAAEYYDSLPQHTSWMRVLWDFVFDESVGPYARIKRQYKLGKNE, from the exons ATGTGTAAGATGGGGAAGGCAGGTGGACGCTGGGACTTTGAATGGGTCTATAACGATCAGCCGCACACATGGAGAAGAAAAGAAATATTAG CAAAATATCCGGAAATCAAGTCTTTGATGGGTCACGACCCCCAGCTGAAGTGGGTCGTGTCGGGAATGGTATTCACCCAGCTCCTGGCGTGTTACCTGGTCCAGGACCTGTCCTGGAAGTGGGTGTTGTTTTGGGCATACGCGTTCGGTGGCTGCATCAACCACTCGATGACTCTTGCCATCCATGACATTTCACACAACGTGGCGTTCGGCAACAAACAGGCACGTTGGAACCGCTGGTTCGCCATGTTCGCCAATCTCCCCATCGGCTTGCCTTACTCCGCCTCCTTCAAGAAGTACCACATCGATCACCATCGCTATCTCGGAGGAGATGGCTTGGATGTCGACATTCCTACTGACTTTGAGGGTTGGTTCTTCTGCACTCCCATTAGAAAGGTGGTCTGGCTCTTTCTCCAGCCTTTATTTTATGCGCTCCGTCCCTTGATCGTGAACCCCAAACCTGTGACCAGGATGGAGATGGCGAATGCGGTCGTGCAGTTTGTGGTGGACATCATCATCTACTATTTCTGGGGTCTGAAGCCTATTGTGTATCTCATCTCTGGTTCTATACTGGGCATGGGCCTACATCCTATCTCTGGACACTTCATTGCCGAACACTACATGTTCTCTAAAGGTCACGAAACCTACTCTTATTACGGCCCACTCAACTACATAACCTTCAATGTGGGATACCACATGGAGCACCATGACTTTCCAAGCATTCCTGGAAGCAAATTACCAGAG GTCAAGAGAATTGCAGCAGAGTATTACGACTCGCTGCCCCAACACACTTCCTGGATGCGAGTGCTCTGGGACTTCGTGTTTGACGAAAGCGTCGGGCCCTACGCCAGAATCAAAAGACAATACAAACTTGGCAAAAATGAATAA
- the yy1a gene encoding transcriptional repressor protein YY1a: MASGETLYIETDGSEMPAEIVELHEIEVETIETTVVGEDDDEHQPMIALQPLITDDPNHVNHQEVILVQTREEVVGCDDSDLHGDDSFEDQILIPVPVPVAEEEYIEQTLVTVSGKNPSGRMKKGGGGGKRVIKKSFLNSAEASGRKWEQKQVQIKTLEGEFSVTMWASDDKKDVDHETVVEEQIIGENSPPDYSEYMTGKKLPPGGIPGIDLSDPKQLAEFARMKPRKVKEDDSPRTIACPHKGCTKMFRDNSAMRKHLHTHGPRVHVCAECGKAFVESSKLKRHQLVHTGEKPFQCTFEGCGKRFSLDFNLRTHVRIHTGDRPYVCPFDGCNKKFAQSTNLKSHILTHAKAKNNQ; encoded by the exons ATGGCGTCAGGTGAAACACTGTATATTGAAACCGACGGCTCGGAGATGCCGGCCGAGATTGTCGAGTTGCACGAAATTGAAGTTGAGACCATCGAGACTACAGTGGTCGGCGAAGACGACGACGAGCACCAGCCGATGATCGCACTGCAGCCTCTGATTACGGACGATCCTAACCATGTTAACCATCAGGAGGTTATTTTGGTGCAAACTCGAGAAGAGGTCGTGGGCTGCGATGATTCCGACCTCCACGGAGACGACAGTTTTGAGGACCAGATCCTCATTCCCGTGCCTGTTCCGGTGGCAGAAGAGGAGTATATCGAGCAGACTTTAGTTACCGTGTCTGGCAAGAACCCGTCTGGTCGGATGAAGAAAGGTGGAGGCGGCGGGAAAAGAGTGATCAAAAAGAGCTTCCTAAACTCCGCTGAGGCGAGCGGAAGAAAATGGGAGCAGAAGCAAGTGCAGATAAAAACATTGGAGGGGGAGTTTTCCGTCACTATGTGGGCATCGG ATGATAAAAAGGATGTTGATCATGAGACTGTGGTGGAGGAGCAGATTATTGGTGAAAACTCCCCTCCTGATTACTCGGAATACATGACAGGAAAGAAACTGCCCCCTGGTGGTATACCTGGGATTGACCTGTCAGACCCCAAACAGCTGGCAGAATTTGCAAG AATGAAGCCGAGGAAAGTAAAGGAGGATGACTCTCCGAGAACGATAGCATGCCCCCACAAA GGTTGCACAAAAATGTTCAGAGACAACTCCGCAATGAGGAAGCACCTGCACACCCATGGGCCACGGGTTCACGTCTGCGCCGAATGTGGGAAAGCGTTTGTGGAAAGTTCCAAGCTTAAACGACATCAGTTGGTACACACTGGTGAAAAGCCTTTCCAG tgtaccttCGAAGGTTGCGGTAAACGCTTTTCATTGGACTTTAACTTGCGCACTCACGTccgaattcacactggagacaGACCCTACGTTTGCCCATTCGACGGCTGTAACAAGAAGTTCGCTCAGTCCACCAACCTGAAATCTCATATTTTGACACACGCAAAAGCTAAAAACAATCAGTGA
- the tpp1 gene encoding tripeptidyl-peptidase 1, whose protein sequence is MHSDRFHCCWFSSHIKLRANTMRLVFVLSFIWLVSGKLLESDQDVSVPEDWILLERVKPLEEVELTFALKQQNVGRLKELLKLVSDPDSQQYGKFMSLEEVAALLQPSQLTQKVVQNWLRSYGVKNCHTVVTQDFLQCAMTVQVAEALLPGAKFHRYKRDARTLLRSTSLYSVHEDVHQHLDFVGGVHRFPPRGRDFSKSLEEKPSAWYHLGVTPSVIRSRYNLTSKDVGTASNNSQAVAQFLEQYYHPADLSEFMSLFAGGFPHVSEVERVVGTQGGGKAGIEASLDVEYIMSSGANISTWVFTNPGRHETQEPFLQWMVLLSNMSAVPWVHTISYGDDEDSLSVAYMDRINVEFMKAGLRGISMLFASGDSGAGCWHLTKERNTFRPSFPASSPYVTTVGGTSFKNPFKVSYEVTDYISGGGFSNVFAMADYQADAVGKYLKSVQSLPPQTYFNSSGRAYPDLAALSDNYWVVTNRVPIPWVSGTSASTPVVGGILSLINDQRFLKGLPSLGFLNPRLYKLQGKGLYDVTEGCHLSCLDDKVEGKGFCASTSWDPVTGWGTPNYPVLLQALLD, encoded by the exons ATGCATTCAGACCGATTCCATTGCTGTTGGTTTTCCTCACATATTAAGTTACGCGCGAACACTATGCG GCTTGTTTTTGTCCTGAGCTTCATTTGGCTGGTCAGTGGGAAGCTGCTGGAGTCAGATCAAGATGTTTC TGTTCCTGAGGACTGGATCCTTCTTGAACGGGTCAAACCTTTGGAAGAAGTGGAGCTCACATTTGCACTGAAGCAGCAAAATGTTGGCCGTTTGAAAGAGTTACTGAAACTAGTGTCAGACCCAGATTCACAACAATATG GGAAGTTTATGAGCTTAGAAGAAGTGGCTGCACTTTTACAGCCTTCGCAACTGACCCAGAAAGTCGTGCAGAATTGGCTTCGGAGTTATGGGGTCAAAAACTGTCACACGGTTGTAACTCAGGACTTTCTTCAATGTGCCATGACTGTTCA GGTGGCTGAAGCGTTACTCCCAGGTGCCAAATTTCACCGCTACAAGAGAGATGCTCGCACACTGTTGAGATCAACCTCCCTATACTCCGTTCATGAAGATGTGCATCAACATCTAGACTTTG TGGGTGGAGTTCATCGTTTTCCACCACGAGGAAGGGATTTCAGTAAAAGCTTAGAAGAAAAACCATCAGCATGGTATCACTTGGGTGTCACACCTTCGGTTATTAGAAGTCGCTATAACCTTACTTCAAAAGATGTGGGCACTGCTTCAAACAACAGTCAAGCAGTAGCACAA TTTTTGGAGCAGTACTATCACCCTGCAGACTTGTCTGAGTTTATGAGTCTGTTTGCTGGAGGATTTCCGCACGTGTCAGAAGTCGAGCGGGTCGTGGGCACTCAGGGCGGCGGTAAGGCCGGCATCGAGGCTAGTTTGGACGTGGAGTATATCATGAGCAGTGGAGCCAACATTTCTACATGGGTCTTCACCAATCCAG GCCGTCATGAGACCCAGGAGCCTTTTCTTCAGTGGATGGTGCTGCTCAGCAACATGTCTGCCGTACCTTGGGTCCACACCATCAGCTATGGGGATGATGAAGACAGTCTTTCTGTTGCCTATATGGACCGCATAAATGTTGAGTTCATGAAAGCAGGCCTCAGAGGGATCTCCATGCTCTTTGCTTCTG GTGACAGTGGAGCTGGTTGTTGGCATCtaacaaaagaaagaaatacCTTTAGGCCTAGTTTTCCTGCATCCAG TCCCTATGTGACCACCGTGGGTGGGACATCTTTCAAGAATCCGTTTAAAGTCAGTTATGAGGTCACAGATTACATCAGTGGCGGTGGCTTTAGTAACGTGTTTGCAATGGCAGATTATCAG GCTGATGCGGTTGGGAAGTATCTGAAAAGTGTTCAGTCTTTACCACCACAGACTTATTTTAACTCCAGCGGACGAGCTTATCCAGACCTAGCAGCACTCTCTGACAATTACTGGGTTGTCACCAATCGCGTGCCCATCCCGTGGGTTTCTGGAACTTCG GCTTCAACTCCAGTCGTAGGGGGAATTCTTTCTCTCATTAATGACCAACGCTTCCTAAAGGGTCTGCCCTCTTTAGGATTCCTCAACCCTCGCCTTTACAAATTGCAAGGCAAAGGCCTTTATGAT GTAACTGAGGGATGTCACCTAAGTTGTCTGGATGATAAAGTTGAAGGAAAGGGTTTCTGTGCCTCCACTTCATGGGATCCAGTAACAGGATGGGGAACACCCAACTACCCTGTTCTTCTGCAAGCTCTGTTGGATTGA
- the gdf7 gene encoding growth/differentiation factor 6-A — protein sequence MTPKKTAAPFLWFSFCFGNILEAVVLGSVQYPSGAPDNGLRSHLDARGPGESSAISRNDSTSVHVPSYMISLYRTLSELDRRGNNSSLTRTRRYANTVTSFVDLGQDDPSLKLHQQYTFDLSGLSRGDELMEVELRVLRRRPSDVLSLLSNGGNLYRLLLHTCPVLGSQQPLLLTSRTIDLLDTTSAAWDVFDVGEIVKAHLRLHRKTEGGRHLCFSVAAVSETNNIAVRPSLLGLGHMDRQTNERALLVAFSRARRKENLFREIREKIRVMKSHTFPVHSIKEGHPRHRRRRRMTLPGRSGGAGPSGSGGGKGSGRRRTRCSRKPLHVNFKELGWDDWIIAPLDYEAYHCEGLCDFPLRSHLEPTNHAIIQTLMNSMDPESTPPSCCVPSKLSPISILYIDSGNNVVYKQYEDMVVESCGCR from the exons ATGACTCCCAAGAAGACTGCCGCTCCCTTCCTATGGTTTTCCTTTTGCTTTGGAAATATTCTGGAGGCAGTGGTGCTTGGATCGGTGCAGTACCCCTCCGGCGCGCCTGATAACGGTCTCCGCTCACATCTGGATGCGCGCGGTCCAGGGGAAAGCAGCGCAATCTCCCGGAACGACTCAACATCTGTTCATGTCCCATCTTACATGATCTCTCTGTACAGGACTCTATCTGAACTGGACAGACGAGGAAATAACAGCAGCCTAACGCGCACCAGAAGATATGCCAATACGGTTACCAGCTTCGTGGATCTGGGGCAAG ATGATCCATCTCTGAAGTTGCACCAGCAGTACACATTTGATCTGTCTGGCCTGTCACGAGGAGATGAATTGATGGAGGTGGAGCTACGGGTTCTGAGGAGGCGTCCATCTGACGTCTTAAGTTTACTTTCCAATGGTGGGAACCTATACCGATTACTCCTCCACACCTGCCCCGTTTTGGGATCACAGCAGCCTCTGCTCCTTACCTCCAGGACCATTGATCTCCTAGATACCACTTCAGCTGCGTGGGATGTGTTTGACGTTGGTGAGATTGTGAAAGCGCACCTCAGGTTGCACAGGAAAACAGAAGGCGGCAGGCATTTGTGCTTTAGCGTAGCCGCTGTTTCAGAAACAAATAACATAGCGGTGCGTCCCTCTCTTCTGGGTCTCGGCCACATGGATCGGCAAACCAACGAAAGGGCCTTGCTGGTGGCCTTTTCCAGGGCACGTAGGAAGGAGAACCTTTTCAGGGAGATCCGTGAGAAGATCAGGGTTATGAAAAGTCATACGTTTCCGGTCCACAGTATAAAGGAGGGTCACCCCAGACATCGAAGGAGGAGAAGGATGACGCTACCGGGACGTTCTGGTGGAGCAGGTCCAAGCGGTAGTGGTGGCGGAAAGGGAAGTGGCAGGAGGAGAACGCGGTGCAGCAGGAAACCTCTTCACGTGAACTTCAAGGAACTGGGTTGGGACGACTGGATTATCGCGCCGCTGGATTACGAAGCGTATCACTGCGAGGGCTTGTGCGACTTTCCGCTGCGTTCACATTTGGAGCCGACCAACCACGCCATCATCCAGACGCTTATGAACTCTATGGATCCGGAGTCCACGCCTCCTAGCTGTTGCGTACCTTCCAAACTCAGTCCGATTAGCATCCTGTACATCGACTCTGGAAATAACGTTGTTTACAAACAGTATGAGGACATGGTGGTGGAGAGCTGCGGGTGCAGGTAG